Part of the Planctomycetaceae bacterium genome, ATGAATGCCGCCTTGACCTGCGGACCGAAAAAATCGTGACCGGATTCCGTGTGATAAAGCGTGGGCTGAACGGTCAACTGATGGCTTTCCAGGTAGCTGTTGACCGCGCCGCGGGTGACTCTGGGAAGTTCCGCTTCGCCGATCGGATCCAGTTGCAGCCGGATGGAAAACGCGGAATCACGTCCCAGCGCTCCGGCGACGCCCGCCTGCGGAGACACCAGGCCCTGCGTCAGCGGTACTCCGGCGCCCAGCAGCTCACACGAAAGTGCCTGCCCGGCGTGCCGGTACATCGTGGTCACCTGGTTCAGATCCCAGGGCACTTCGGCAAGAGCCGGGTAGTCTTCGACGGTTGGCACGACCGAAGACATTCCTGCCAGCAGCAGTGGCGTCGTCGTGGCGCTGGTCCCGACGATTAGTTGGCGAGTCAAAGGGTCCGCTTCAGTCTCCGCGCCGGCCAGAAATTCCTGCTGGCGGGAGAACGTGTTGGCTTTGTTCTCCTCCATCTGCCGGTATACGGAAACCGCCGTGACGACCAACAGCAGGATGGTCAGCGGCGCGAGAATCGTCTGGCTGTGCACTCATGTGGCCTTTCAACAAACTGCGGGACCGGTATTTCCCGCCTGGTGATCCGACACGGGGATTTCATTCGGTAAGTCGACAAAACACATGCAGTCAGACGTCGCAACACTGCCCTGAATGTGTGTGGAAAAACCTGTGATTTCCCTCAGGTTTCGTATGCCCGGCAAGACGTCGCACGGAAAGTTCGTGAACGTCTGTACTGACTGTCCGGTTTCTGTCGCGAATCCCGCACAGTGCCGGCGAGTGGTGATCTCACCGTTGCGATTCACGTGGATATCCAAGACGCGAGTATGGCAATCTTCGCCATGACATTTCCACACCGATTCTTTGACCGTCCAGATTTGACGTAAGGTTTCCTCCTGGCGTGTCGGCGGAATGACGCGGAACCAGGTCTGTTCGTCCTGACTGAGGATCATTGGTACCAGAGCTGGCTGATTCAATGGCGCCCGAACCTCGATGTCGACTCCGACTCGGCGCATTGTTCGGGATGTGGCGACAGCGGTGATGTTTCCGGAATGCGACAGACTGATAGAAACGATCTCTTCGCCGTTCTCGTCCACGACAATCGGTCGGCCGGATCTTGTCGCAACGACACTAAAGCCGTCAGACAATCCGATCAGCTTGCGCAGGATGTCGCTCAGCACCAGCCGGCTGACAACGAACTGCCGCCGCTTATCGGCAGTCCGGTACCGTTCGAATCGTCGGCGGTCGCAATCAGACAGGCGTTCAGCTGTCAACCGGTCTTCGTCGCGCGCCGACATTGCAGTGGCGTCATGAAGCCACAACTGCACGCCGGGAAGGATGTCGATCGGACCGGCCAACTGAAGCATGACTTTGCCGACTCCCGGTCCTACGACTGTTTCTGCCGGGCCGACGCAAGGCCTGACAGCAACCCGACGCTCCACAGCAGATAGAATCCAAAGTCGTAACTCATCCAGACTGTGAAAAACACCATCAGCGACGCCACCAGACAACCGGCAAACACGGTGCACCAGCGCCTGATCTGCGGATCGCTGCTCAGGTAAATCGCCGTTCCCAGTGCGGTTAGAAACAACAGGATAAAACACGCCAGACCCAGCCACCCAAATCTCAGAATCAGCAGCACGTAGGCGTTGTCGACAAGTCGCAGCTTCTCGACTGAGTCACGCGTCGATTCCAGATACGGGATGTTCGGCGGAAACTGGTTGGTCGCAATTGTTCCGTAACCGGTCAGACCGGCGTTCAGCATCGGGCCGCCGTAGGCCTGATAGATCAACAGCCGGCTGCGCGTCCCGGTGATTTCTTCAACTTCGCCATCGACTTCCACCAGCCGGACGTGACTGCCGCCGAATTTTTCAAGAACGGTCACGGCGGCATCCGGAAAAATGACGGCTCCGACAATCAGAATGGCCGCCGCTGCCAGCGATGGCCAGAGGAACCGGCGGTGATTCAGCACCCAGGCGACGACCGCGGCAATTCCCAGTCCCAGAATCGGTCCGCGAGAAATCCCGGCGGCGACACCAGCTATCAGCAGGATCAGCGGCAGCGTCTGCCAGAGCGCGGACGGCTGGTCGTCGGTTGCGTCATCCGCTTCGACATCGCGTTCTTCGCCGTCATTCATGCGAGTCCATGGCAGCATCAGCAGCAACAGCATCGCCGTGAAGATCGGGTGCAGAGTCATACTGTAGGCGCGCTGGAAGCCGAACCGCTGACCGTCGCGGTTGATTTCGCTGGTCGGCGGTTCTCCAAAAACCGCGTCCCAGATGTTGAACGAGAACAGCGATTCGCCGATGGCCGTCAACGACAGAATGACCAGTACCGACAGCATCCACGGCCGCAGAAATCGCAGGTCGCGCGTCCGCGCGATGGAAAAACGTCCCGCGACGTACGGCAGCACCCACTCACCGTACGCTCTGAACGGAATCCCGACACTGAAACCGTCGGCCAGTGTGTCTGACCAGACATGAGCGATGAACATAGCGCCGATACAGAAGTCCAGCAGAGTTATCGGCGACCGGATACTGCCCTTCGGATGCACACAAAACGCGAGCAGTCCGATGATGGCCGCCAGAGTTCGCAGTCCGATCGGCTGATCGAACCAGTCCTGAACAATCCACACCGGGAACACGAACGACACGGCCATCGCCGCGCCCAGTGCCCGTGCCGGAGTCTGCCGGATTGTTGTCACCAGCACGACAAGCGCCAGCACAACGGCGAATGCAATCCAGACTGGCAGGCCGGTAAACATCACTTCTCCGCCGGCTGAGAATTGCGGTCGCGAGTCAGGCAACCGCAGATGTGCTGCAATTGCCCGATCAGTGTCGCCAGGATCCGCTGAGTTTCCGCTTCGGAAATTACATCCGACGACGTCCGTACTCCCAGCGTCAACCGGGGACCTGTCAGACACGCCGCCACGCTCAGCGGCGAACCCGGCGGAAGCGGCGGAATTCCGGTGGCCGATTCAAAACGCAGATGGCCCGTGTAAACCCAACGATCGTCCGTTCGAAACATGCGACTGGGAACTCGCGTGATGTCTCCCAGACACGTGAACTGCAGCGTCGGAACAAACCAGCCCAGCCGGCGGAACAAACCCGGTCCACCCGGGACCTTTTCCAACTGCTGCATTCCCTTCAGGAATTCGACGGCCACCTGTTTGTTCTTGATGTACGTCATTTCGTCGTGCAGCCCGCGCAGCAGGCCGACAGGATCGCCGCAGTGGCTGAATTTTCGACGCAGAAACACAACACCAAAGCGGTTGCACGCGGACAGAAAACGGTCCGACGGCCGGCGCAGGTCGACCGGGTTCAGGATCGTGATTCGATCGGACCGGCGCGCGTTCGGCCATAGTTCGCTGACGGTCAGCATGCAGCATGCCAGCAGCAGATCATTCAGCGTTACGTCGAACTGTTTCAGCGTGCGCCTCAGGCATGCCTGTTCGACTCCCGGCAGCAGCTGCGCAGATTCGACGGCCGCTTCGACGAAGCACGTCGCCGCAGCGAGCTGTGCCGATTCTCCGGACGCGGCACGCAGTCGAGATCCCGGACGAACCGTGCGACCACGGACGGTCAGCAGAAAATTGCGAATTCCCTCCCAGCCGCCAACGGAGTTCTTCGAGTCACCGGATGTCTGGACGATCTCGTCACGAGCCTGCAGCAGCGCGGGATCAGCAGGCGGAAGCTGCGATTCCAGACCTCGCACCCGGCAGTCGTACAGGTGCATCCATTCGGCGATCAGTTGTCTCATCCCCGTGCCGTCGCTGCAGGCATGATGAACGTCCAGCGTGATCAGCAGGCCGTCATCGCCGATGATCGCCCGACCGGCAAAGCCCGGCTGTTCACTGAGCGGCATTCGTCCGACGGCTCCGTGATCGATGTCGCTGATCGATCGTTCTGCATATTCGACCGTCAGCGTCGGCGGGTCAGTCGCTACCCAGCAGGGAACACCGTCCCGAACGGAAATGCGCGACATCAGCAGCGGATGACGAATGACCGCTTCATTCCATGCCGCCGTAAGAGCCTTTGAATCGGTTTCGCCGGTCAGTCGCAGCACCACACGAATAATCATCCGGTGAGCGTGGTCCTCACTGTTGAGCACGAAGCGTTCAAAGACAGTTGCCGGCAGCGATGCGGAAAGTTCCCGCGAACGCTGACCGGACGGCGCCGGTGCCGAGTGAGATGTCGGATTTGTGGTTCGCTGCGCTGTCATTGGCTATTTCTACACACGAACCATGATGCCGCCATCGACGATGATTGTCTGGCCCTGAATCAGATCGCTTCCAGGACTTGCCAGAAACGCGACGACGTCCGCGACGTCCTCCGCTGTCAGATCCCGATCCTTCAGCAGCATTTGCTTTCGGACAAGATCCAGCAGCGAATCCACACCCGGCATCGTGCGAACGGCGTCCGTCGGAACCAGTCCCGGCATCACGGCATTGAAGTTGATTCCCGTCGGCCCCAGTTCGAACGCCAGATGCCGCATCAAACTTTCCAGAGCGGCCTTGGATGCGCCGATGGCACCGTAGTTCGCAACCGCGCGAGCAGAACCGTGGCTGGACACACAAATGACCTTGCCGTTTCCGGCGGACCGGGACAGCAGCGGAGCCGCCGCCTGCGTCAGCCACACCAGCGGTGCCGCGTTTGTTCGCACGACAGCGTCGATTCCCGCGGGAGTCACATCCATCAGAGGACGAAATCCTCCGCCCGCGACGTTGCTGACCAGAATATCCAGGCCCCCGAAGTGTTCCGCGGCCGCGTTCACCAGCGCGTGAGCATCGTCGCGAACCGACACATCCGCGCGCACTGCGATGGAATCGACACCGTGCGACTTGACTGCCGACGCGGTTTCACGGGCCGCGTCCGGTGACGACAGAAAATTGACAACGACGTTGGCTCCCGCCTGAGCCAGCCGGATCGCGCAGGCACGTCCGATCCCGCGGGAGGCTCCGGTCACCAGTGCTGTCTTGTCTTTCAGGCTGAACACTCAAACGGCCCTCTGAACGGGCGACAGTGGATTCCTTCTCTTCCGCCGCACACCCTGAACAATTCTCTGCAACTCCGTCCGCTGCGCCGTCGACGGATGCGCCGTCGACGGAAGCAACGCTGCCGGCGTGGTCGTACACGAACTGCTGGAACGTATGCAGACGTTCCTCGCAGCGCTCCAGAATCGCCGGACGGTGCCTTCCTGAAACTCCCGCCTGGATGTGGGGATACATGCGAATGTCTTCGTGCAGAATTCGCAGCGCCAGTCGAGCGGTGAAGTGCCGCCAGGTCCATGCCGTCATCCGTGACAGCGGATTGGAACGCCGGCTACACAGTCCAAACTGCCAAACTCGGCTTTCCGAAGTCGTCGCCGTGACGGGAGCCACCGTCTGCACCACTGTCAGCGAATCCGTGTGGCTAACCAACAGATTCGGAAGCACATGGTGATGTTCATACTTTCCGGAGAACGTTCGTCCCAACACGGCATGAACCGCGCTTTCAACGGTCCTCAGCGCACGATCAACAAGTCGCGGCGTGTTGAACGCGGTGTAGAATGAGGACGAGTTCGCGCTGAATGCATGGCGACTGAGGTCTTCGCCCGGATCAATTCCGAAAGTTGCCGGATGCACTTCGGGAATGTGATAGCTCTCCAGCGACGCTTCGATGGGGATCTTCCAGTTCGCGGGAAAACTAAGATGCCGCTGCATCGAAAGAGCCCAGACCGGCGCGGAAAACCATTCCGCGAACATCTCAAAATGCTCACCAAGCCACTCACGAAGTGAAGGTCCGCTGCGACCACAGCGGACGAAGATCAGGTCGCCGCAGTTGTCCAGTTCGAACTCCTGCAGTCGATATCGATCGCGATCGAATGCCGGGAAATTGCGTGCTGCGGGAATTTTCCGAGTCCTGCCATCAGCCCCGAATTCCCATCCATGAAACGGGCACTTGAGTTTTTCCGATCGGCTGTGGGGTTGCGAAACCAGCCGGCAGTGACGGTGAGAACAAACGTTGTGCAGCGCCGTCAGCCGACCGTCGAAGTTGCGCACGACCACCGGTATTTCACCGAATTCGGCGGTCACCTGATCGCCGCTGCGGCTCAGTGCCGACGAAACGCCGACCGGTTGCCAGAACCGCCGGAACAGTGCATTCGTTTCGCGGCGGTGCGCGTCGTCGCTGCTGTAGTCGGCCGGCGACAACGGAGAAATGAAGGATACGGGACTTTGGTACATGTCATGGTCCCGCTGTCCGCAGCCAGGAAATCCGGCAGTCCGTGACGTGAAGAATCAGGTCGGCGTTGCTTCCGATCAGCCGGAAGTCACAGACAGCGCCGCCGGATTCTTTACGAATTTCCGGAATCACCACTTCGCACGATTCGCCGGGATCCGGCGACCGTCCGAATTCGATTTCCGCAAAACTTACGGGAAGACTGGCTTTCTTTAGTCTCTGCCAGGCCGTCCAGGCCACGGCGTAAAGGCAGGCGTCCATTGTCGCGCAGGGGATAGTGAAACCCAAAGCTCGCTCCGGACCGAACAATTGCACAGCAGCCGATGCCGCAATTCGGCCGACCGCCTGTTGCCGACTCAAGCCGACTTTGCGCAGCTCCTGAAATTCCGGCCCGTGATAGACGACGGCGTCCGGAGACACGTATTGAATTCGCTGCCAGTTCAGCGATTCGTGCGACGGCGCGGCAAACCGGACGGAATCGACCGCAGCGTCCACGGGATTCTCGGCGTCGACCGTTTCGCACAGGACGGCGAAAAACTGCCGGCCTTCTTCGACCAGCCGGCCATCCCGGCGGCGAACGTCGGCCAGTAGCCGCGACTGAAACACGTTCGGGCGAACCTCGCACGTTTCAATCGTAACCGCCATCGGATCGTCGGAAACAAACCGAATTGCCTGAAACGCTCTGGCGTCGCGGCACCGGATGACTCGACGACCGCCGGTAAAACTGCGAACCGCTTCGCACATCAGTTCCAGAGCAACGACATACGGCAGCGTCGGTCGCTGTTTGACCAGATGCTGTGCCAGGAATCGGTCCGACACCGGGTCCAGTGTCACCACCACGGAATGCGTCGCTCCGTCCTGCTGAATGCGCGCGGACTTCAACAGCGGAAGCATCTCGGTGATATCAGCGCCGGCTGGCCGGGCCGTTTGATTCGGGAAAAACTTCCGAAGATACGCGACATCTGTGATGAGTACTTCCGATTCGTCGCCGCCGTATTCGAGTTCGTCCAGAAAATGTTTCAGTCCGTCCCTGGCGGGCATGAATTCCATGTCGATCATTTCCAGGGCCAGCCGAGCCTCCGGCTTGGTCGCCATGCCGACATCATCCCAGGCATGCCAGTGAAACGTCGCGCTGCGGACTTCAGGCCGCTGCTGACGGTAGCGGTCGACAAGCTTCGCCATCATGTCATTGGCAAGCGAATAGTCGGTGTGACCGTTGGCGCCGAAGCGGCCGCTGATCGATCCGAAGGCGGCAAACCAGTCCAGCGGGTCCTCCGCCGTGGCCTGCATCAGTGCAATCGTGCCGTCGATCTTGGGACGCAGGCACTTTTCCACCTTGTCGCTTCGCTTGCGGTCGAACCGCGAATCCTGCCCGGCGCCGGCTCCGTGAATCACTCCACGAATGGGGCCGTGCTCGCGACGAATGCGGTCCAGCAGGCAAGTCAGTTCCGCCGCATCGGCGACGTCGCAGCAGTGGTAGACGGCCGCAATACCCGCTTCCCGACAGGCTCGCAGAGTGGCATCAATTTCAACGGATTTCTCCGTGTTGCGCCAGGCTTCCACGGGACTGATTCCCCGCTGCGACGCGCGGCGCATCACTTCGCGTCGGAATTCGCTGCGATTCGCCGCAGCCGTCCGGTCCGCTTCCGACAGTTCCGGATGAGGCGCAGTGCCCAGCAGGTGAAGGTTCAGCCCATGCCGAATTGCCAGCTCCATCGCGGTCATCGCCGTGATACCGCGACCACCACCGGACACGATCCACACGCCGCCGGGAGTGATCAAACGGTTCGATTCGGGGTGTTCAGACACCGTAATGCCAGTTTTCAGAGCGGCCGGTATCGCCTGGACGACGCGACGCTGAGTGCCGTCGAACGCAACTTCCATGTCGTAAGACGGAGCCGCCAGTTCAGCAAGAATCTCTTCGATCGCGCGCTCCGCTGAGCACTCCGGGGCGACGTCAATCATCTTCATCGGCGTCGTGCGAAATCCGCGCATCCAGGCTTCGATCAGCATCGCTTTGACCAGGCCACCCGTGCTTTCGGGAGACAGAACGCGCCGCGCACAAAATCCCAGGTCGCCGCCCAGACGGGTGACGCAAACAACGCTGGCGCCTTCCATCTGATCAGCGTCGACCATTCGCTGCATCCAGAGCTGGCAGATTCGGAACGGCGTACTGAGGCCCGCCGCGCGACGGCGAGCCCAGTCGTCGGATCGAAGTGACTGCAGCGCCGCATCGTCGTGGGCCATCATCAAGAACAGATGAGGCGTCAATTGCTGTTCCCAAAGCTGTTCCAATCGACGTTCGATTTCAGCGGCGTCATCCGACGTGGAGATGACATGTGCCAGCTCACCCAACTGACGAATCCGATCACCCAGTGATTCGGCAAAGCGGCTGTCCCCCAGAATCAGTGCCGGACCATTCAATTCCGGTACGGCGGGAACACCGCGGCGCCGCGCAGAGATCATTGTCCGCAGAGCAAAGCGATGAGTTCCCGGACGAAGCTGACTGATTTCGACAGCCGCAGTCGGTTGCTGGTGCTCCGCGGCGCGATGTGCGTCGACGATTTTCCGCGCCACGCCCGGAAGTTCTTCGGACGTTGCGTTCGCGGAACCCGCTCGATGACCGTTGCCATGCAGCAAGTTGACCGCCAGCCGAACGCTTGCGGCTGCAACGCCTGCGCCGTCGGCAAGTCCCCGGACACCGGGACTCTCGTCCGGCCGGCCGGCTGTGCGATCCGACTTAAGAAGCGAACGATCGTGCAGCAGCCGCAATGCAGCTCGGATTTCTCCCCGATGCTGAAGTCCGATTGCGCGAAGTCGCTCGTAGTCGCCGGAATTCTCACCGGTCGCCGACGCTGCGGATTCGAAATACGACCTCCACGCCGCGAGGATTTCATCCGTCGGCTCGACGCCGCGGAGAGGTGCGGGCTCGCAATGCTGCGCCCCGTTGCGGCCGGTGAACTGTCGCTGTCCCAGTGCGTCACGCGAGTCGGCGTGCATACGTCCGGACCGGTGCTGGCTGTCGACGCTCTCCCGGTGCGCGTCAGTCTCGGTCTGGTGGTGCGAACGAAGGTCGCCGGCCGTTACGCCATTGACCCGACGCTGCGTGTCCGTGCGCGGTGCGCCGACGGAAAGTTTGTCGATGATTGGTCCTGTGGATCGTTTGCGCACATCGGCAATTCGAGTGGCATGGTTCACGGTCTCCGGCTGACGGGAAAGCGGTTCATTCGTCGCTGCCATCTGGCTCAGAACAAACTCACGAATCAACCGCAGTGTGGCAAACCGCGACTGCGTCAGCGTTTCAACGGAGACGGACGCCAGATTGTATTGTTCGCGAAGTTCTCCGATCAGTTGAGCCTGCTTGATGCTGTCCAGCCCGAGATCTGCTTCCAGGTCGGCATCGACATCGACGACGTCTCGCGTGTAACCGGTTTGATCAACGACGAAATCGATCAGGAGCGAGTCAAGTTCGTCCGAGCTCGGCCGCTGAGTCCGCGGTCCGTCCGTTGCAGACGCGCGAGTGGACGCCAATTCGCGTGACGACTGTTCGTGCGCAGACGTTTCCTTCGTTTGAGCAGCGCTCGTCAAACGACCGACATTTGCAGCGATCGACGGCTTCGAACTTTCGCCGATTGTCGCGGAGGAAGAATTCAAGGCTGCGGCTTCGTGCAGGCGGTCGGCCATGCGAGCGGCGTCGGCAAGCGTTCGAATATCCTCCAGACGCAGATCTGTCGGCGCGACGTTCAGGTCGCGCCACGCGGCCAGTTCTCCGATGATCTGTGCCTTTTTGATGCTGTCGATTCCCAGATCCGCTTCCATGTCGGCCTGAACATCAACAACGTCGCGATCGTAGCCGGTCAGTTCAACAACCAGGTCGACCAGAAACGCTTCGATTTCCCCGGAAGCACCGACCGGAACCGCTTCCGGCAGTGCGACGCCGGAATCCGCGGAAGTTTTTTCTTCCGCCGAAGTCGACATTGCAGACGCGGAATCATCGGTATCCTGCCGTCGGCGACCCGCACCGGTCACATCCAGCATGACGATCTCGTCGTGAGTCACTGGCCGCGACGGAATCGACGGACGTCTTGCTGCATCTGTCGGCGACGGATGCGTTTCGATTCCAACACATTCAAGAACCGTCTGAATCAGTTGCAGACGACAGGACATGGGCTCGCCAGGCACATCAGCACTGACGCACAGCGCCCGGTCGCCGGCGATTTCGCGGTTCATCCGAGTCAGAATGTTGTTGGGACCGACTTCCAGCAGAACCTCACAGCCGTCATCCAGCAGACGCGACACGGTTGACGTCCACATCACCGGACGCGTCAGTTGTCGCACAAGACTGTCTCGCACGTCCGAAGGTTCTGACAGATAGCGGACGGTCGTCGCGGACAGGAATCCACTGACCGGCGGATGCAGCGGGACCGAGCCGCTCAACTGGCCGAACAATTCTTCCGTCGCCGCCATCATTGGAGTATGAAACGGTGCGGGAACGGAGACTTCCACGTGTGCCAGATTCGCGGAAGTCAGAACAGCCTTCGCCGCCTGCAGCGCCGTGGCGTCTCCGGCGATCACCGTTTGCCGCGGAGCGTTCAGGTGCGTGACGTAGATCGCGGCGTCCGAATTCCGAAATGCGGCACGAACGTCGCTGGCGGAGCCACGCACGGACAACAAGCCGCCTCCATGAATAGATCGTGTCAGAATCGCGTCGGCACGATGGCGGGTCAGGTCGACGGCAGCTTCGACGTCGAACACGCCTGCCTGAACGGCCGCAGTGAATTCTCCAAAGCTGTGCCCCGCGACAACGTCAGGACGAGCGACGTGCCCCGACAACACTCGCGCCAATGCCGTCGAAACACCCAGAACCCAGATCTGTGCCAGCCAGACATCACTGCCAACCGGTGAACCGCCGCGCTGTTCCCAATGCGCGGTCAGCTTTTCCATGCCGCGGTGCTGCAGGATCAAGTCCAGTTCCCGAAGATGACGATGGGCTTCAGCGAACGAGTCGATCACGGCCGGCCGGCCGGGATAGTGCGAGCCCTGACCGGGAAACAGCCACGCCAGCCGGGGCGACCGGGATGGATTCGACCAGATCACAAACGCGTCCCGATCAGACACCTGCCGACGGACGCCGTCCAGCCATTTCGCGGCAGCGGTCTTCAAGCGACCGAAGCACTGCTGCGGATCGTCACCGACAATGGCGACGCGGAATCGATCGGCAGGTTCAAACCGCCGCACTGAAGCCTTCGCCGCTGCGTCAGACGATTGTGTCGCGCTTCGCAGCAGCGATGACATCTGTTCTTCGGTTCGCGCCGAAAGTCGAATCACGATCCGCCGTTCAATGAAGCTGGCCACTGAAGAATGTGAAACGTCATGTTCGCTGGATGCAACCTGGGGAGCCGCCGCCCGATCCTCGCGAGCCGGTACCGGTGGATCGCCGGCATCTCGTCGATCGTTGTCAGCAGACGAAGCGCCGTGCGACATCGTGAGTTCCAGGCCGAAGCCGTCGTCGTTCATGGCCGCGATCCGGCACGGTTCCGCCTCCGACGATTCCGATGCAAACGTCTCCGCGACGAGTCTTACCAGGGAATGACTGCCAGCCAGGAATCCGACCGATTTCATCAGGCGAATATCGGTGGAATCGAAGCCAGGCTGCGACACTCCGGCAGTGGCGGAACCGACGTCGTGAATTGTGCCGTAAACCTTCAGACCGCGCTCCATCGCGTCGCTCAACCGACACAGCAGAACGACGGCAACACCTTCGCCCGGCAGTACCTGTGTTCCGTCTTCGGGGATGTCGTCCGGATTTCCGCTGGAAACCAGGTGGCCGGCAAGAGCGAGCTGTTCGAAAGCGTAGAGATTCATCGCGCGGCATCCGCTGCCGCAGACCATCAGGTCGCGCTGACGACTTCGCAGTTGGTCCACAGCCGTCGAAAGCGCCAGCATGGACGACGCATTGTCAGCATCCAGCGCGTACGCACCGCCCATCAGATCGAACGTCTTCGCAACGCGGGATGCCAGCGTACTGGCCGTAAAGCTTCCGGTTTCGTCCAGCAGCGCCGGACGATTCTTCAGTACGACTTTGCGAAACTGCTCAGCCGCCGCTGTGGCCGTGGATTTGTCGACACCCTGCTCAACCAGCGACGCCGACAATTCGCGGCAGATTTCCGGCAGCCGCATGCCGACCTGAAGAGAGTCGCCGAATTCACCGCCGAACACGTTGCCGATGGAAACGCCCATCGAGGTGCGATCGAAGGGCCAGGCATCCGCCGGAGTCTTCACACCACATTCGGCAGCCGCCTGGGCAACCGCATCGATCAGCATCATCTGCAGAGGATTCGCCTGCTGCACCTGTTTCGGCGGGATGCGATACTTCTGTCCGTCAAATTGATAGTCGCGAACGAAAC contains:
- a CDS encoding SDR family NAD(P)-dependent oxidoreductase, whose product is MTSHSPLAIVGMACRVPGANSLDAFEEMLFAGRSGVSELPEDRLQRDLYFHPERGREGFTYATLGGYVPEIADSAAESQAPVNRSRPSDPSHLQFREVAVRAWRHAGLSPADPQLARTGVYVGHSGGTKLGGAISLATQIQDAVEFLDDVDALRGLSASQRSAVKQAVCERIRSGRPSLRADLLHRLNAYQAAAITSEALGLNGTRCVIDAACASSLVALSHAALALRTGQIDQAIVGGSTYNSVDNLILFSHSQACTEGLSCPFDHRAGGLVSSEGYVAIVVTTAARARAMGLPVLAWLTGLGISSDGRGRSLWAPRREGQELAIRRAYRGGSVLNIDYLEAHATSTQLGDATELEALGGLLAESSSGDRRAALRIGSVKSNIGHTLESAGLIGLVKVLLCMKRSEFAPSINIEELTSSCDWDNIPLRVVQEREPWISGQRPPRAAVSAFGIGGLNAHAVLQAAAANDAVETTSDVLNNDYVSDPIAIVGRGIVLAGAGGVAELQALLDSGRSAIGDAPADRWNKSAGLGSENRTAEHRSPHCRGGFVRDYQFDGQKYRIPPKQVQQANPLQMMLIDAVAQAAAECGVKTPADAWPFDRTSMGVSIGNVFGGEFGDSLQVGMRLPEICRELSASLVEQGVDKSTATAAAEQFRKVVLKNRPALLDETGSFTASTLASRVAKTFDLMGGAYALDADNASSMLALSTAVDQLRSRQRDLMVCGSGCRAMNLYAFEQLALAGHLVSSGNPDDIPEDGTQVLPGEGVAVVLLCRLSDAMERGLKVYGTIHDVGSATAGVSQPGFDSTDIRLMKSVGFLAGSHSLVRLVAETFASESSEAEPCRIAAMNDDGFGLELTMSHGASSADNDRRDAGDPPVPAREDRAAAPQVASSEHDVSHSSVASFIERRIVIRLSARTEEQMSSLLRSATQSSDAAAKASVRRFEPADRFRVAIVGDDPQQCFGRLKTAAAKWLDGVRRQVSDRDAFVIWSNPSRSPRLAWLFPGQGSHYPGRPAVIDSFAEAHRHLRELDLILQHRGMEKLTAHWEQRGGSPVGSDVWLAQIWVLGVSTALARVLSGHVARPDVVAGHSFGEFTAAVQAGVFDVEAAVDLTRHRADAILTRSIHGGGLLSVRGSASDVRAAFRNSDAAIYVTHLNAPRQTVIAGDATALQAAKAVLTSANLAHVEVSVPAPFHTPMMAATEELFGQLSGSVPLHPPVSGFLSATTVRYLSEPSDVRDSLVRQLTRPVMWTSTVSRLLDDGCEVLLEVGPNNILTRMNREIAGDRALCVSADVPGEPMSCRLQLIQTVLECVGIETHPSPTDAARRPSIPSRPVTHDEIVMLDVTGAGRRRQDTDDSASAMSTSAEEKTSADSGVALPEAVPVGASGEIEAFLVDLVVELTGYDRDVVDVQADMEADLGIDSIKKAQIIGELAAWRDLNVAPTDLRLEDIRTLADAARMADRLHEAAALNSSSATIGESSKPSIAANVGRLTSAAQTKETSAHEQSSRELASTRASATDGPRTQRPSSDELDSLLIDFVVDQTGYTRDVVDVDADLEADLGLDSIKQAQLIGELREQYNLASVSVETLTQSRFATLRLIREFVLSQMAATNEPLSRQPETVNHATRIADVRKRSTGPIIDKLSVGAPRTDTQRRVNGVTAGDLRSHHQTETDAHRESVDSQHRSGRMHADSRDALGQRQFTGRNGAQHCEPAPLRGVEPTDEILAAWRSYFESAASATGENSGDYERLRAIGLQHRGEIRAALRLLHDRSLLKSDRTAGRPDESPGVRGLADGAGVAAASVRLAVNLLHGNGHRAGSANATSEELPGVARKIVDAHRAAEHQQPTAAVEISQLRPGTHRFALRTMISARRRGVPAVPELNGPALILGDSRFAESLGDRIRQLGELAHVISTSDDAAEIERRLEQLWEQQLTPHLFLMMAHDDAALQSLRSDDWARRRAAGLSTPFRICQLWMQRMVDADQMEGASVVCVTRLGGDLGFCARRVLSPESTGGLVKAMLIEAWMRGFRTTPMKMIDVAPECSAERAIEEILAELAAPSYDMEVAFDGTQRRVVQAIPAALKTGITVSEHPESNRLITPGGVWIVSGGGRGITAMTAMELAIRHGLNLHLLGTAPHPELSEADRTAAANRSEFRREVMRRASQRGISPVEAWRNTEKSVEIDATLRACREAGIAAVYHCCDVADAAELTCLLDRIRREHGPIRGVIHGAGAGQDSRFDRKRSDKVEKCLRPKIDGTIALMQATAEDPLDWFAAFGSISGRFGANGHTDYSLANDMMAKLVDRYRQQRPEVRSATFHWHAWDDVGMATKPEARLALEMIDMEFMPARDGLKHFLDELEYGGDESEVLITDVAYLRKFFPNQTARPAGADITEMLPLLKSARIQQDGATHSVVVTLDPVSDRFLAQHLVKQRPTLPYVVALELMCEAVRSFTGGRRVIRCRDARAFQAIRFVSDDPMAVTIETCEVRPNVFQSRLLADVRRRDGRLVEEGRQFFAVLCETVDAENPVDAAVDSVRFAAPSHESLNWQRIQYVSPDAVVYHGPEFQELRKVGLSRQQAVGRIAASAAVQLFGPERALGFTIPCATMDACLYAVAWTAWQRLKKASLPVSFAEIEFGRSPDPGESCEVVIPEIRKESGGAVCDFRLIGSNADLILHVTDCRISWLRTAGP